In Eriocheir sinensis breed Jianghai 21 chromosome 29, ASM2467909v1, whole genome shotgun sequence, a single genomic region encodes these proteins:
- the LOC127005148 gene encoding transmembrane channel-like protein 7 isoform X5 has protein sequence MCEATALVPTAERMGSMSELRPLLREMKAHREDMSGDRNSGCRTSAAMSGSGGRGGSGGRGQKAGSAKRGGWEDAGVEFYREAYPTSVDNIYDARITTLLPSKRHNVNSLGRGTVRRRASQRSRRPPPTTTATLVHTSRRGSDTYLEVLPDLTTGVDEEETWEKLQQIRAHAVPLEEKRKLKQQLQSAPTLRTRGLAAFKLSRRKFFSQTKSRLREMISKIELWHWSLRYVEGNFGTGLVAFFTFIKWLLYLNLFTCVLLTVFILVPQIFLVHSKDSCIVDSWPGSGDYNDTFLFENETNCCHEYYDEIKADSPQLNNYYLIQLVQDGVQGTGPLELSYLFYGYYPRHILVLEVAPEWKYNLPLAYLLVVVVTLILSLVLMVRAAARGLRESLRSSEGQFYQYCNLIFGGWDYCIENNKAASIKKKAIYNELCNHLETERYNEEKEQRTKRERCRLYMVRLLVNLVVLALLSLSFVAIYKSTIFAFDHLKYVKDSKESEEEDKLMILLYEYLPSGVIVTLNIIIPYLLRALVKLEHYTPNSILVLTLVRTVFLRLASLVVLLISIYQRIPQCPVSKSSECINDCPQPWCWETYVGQQLYKLTILDLIIMFLSTFLVNFPLKCIGHKLMRGSRLGAAIGDVEFVIPKHVLDIVYGQTLCWLGMFYSPLLPAVTCVKLILVFYIKYFDCKVNSSQSSQLYRTSRSNALFISILLVSFIVTIIPVGYSIAEIKPSVACGPFRELDTIWSEMLAVIEGWSLGLGLEGWSEGLGLEG, from the exons GGAGGACATGTCAGGGGACCGCAACTCTGGATGTCGCACCTCGGCAGCCATGAGCGGGTCTGGCGGCCGCGGGGGCTCCGGGGGGCGCGGCCAGAAGGCGGGTTCAGCGAAGCGCGGAGGCTGGGAGGACGCCGGGGTGGAGTTCTACCGCGAAGCCTACCCGACCTCCGTGGACAACATATACGACGCGAGAATCACAACGCTGCTCCCATCCAAGCGCCATAACG TCAACAGCTTGGGCCGAGGAACTGTGCGCCGGCGGGCCTCACAACGGAGCCGCCGGCCGccgcccaccaccactgccaccctcGTCCACACCAGCCGACGGGGCTCCGACACCTACCTGGAGGTACTGCCAGACCTCACAACGG gtgtggacgaggaggagacgtGGGAGAAGCTGCAGCAGATCCGTGCCCACGCTGTTCCCCTGGAGGAGAAGCGGAAGCTCAAGCAGCAGCTTCAGTCAGCACCAACACTCAGGACCAGAGGCCTCGCTGCCTTCAAGCTCTCGAGGCGCAAGTTTTTCTCACAG ACCAAGAGCAGACTGCGGGAGATGATATCCAAAATTGAGTTGTGGCACTGGAGTCTCCGTTATGTGGAAGGAAACTTTGGCACCGGCCTTGTAGCCTTCTTTACCTTTATTAAGTGGCTCCTGTACCTGAATCTGTTCACCTGTGTTCTCCTCACTGTCTTCATTCTGGTGCCGCAGATATTCCTGGTCCACTCTAAg GATAGCTGCATTGTGGACAGCTGGCCTGGCTCGGGCGACTACAATGACACATTCCTCTTTGAAAATGAGACCAACTGCTGTCACGAGTATTACGATGAAATAAAGGCCGATTCTCCACAGCTGAACAACTACTACTTAATACAACTGGTGCAGGATGGGGTACAGGGCACTGGTCCTCTGGAACTGTCTTACCTTTTTTATGGCTACTACCCAAGACACATCCTAGTGCTGGAGGTGGCCCCAGAGTGGAAGTACAACCTCCCTCTAGCAtacttgttggtggtggtggtgacgctgatCCTCagtctggtgttgatggtgagggCAGCTGCCAGGGGTCTGAGGGAAAGCCTTCGGTCTTCGGAGGGACAGTTTTATCAG TATTGCAACCTGATATTTGGAGGCTGGGATTATTGCATTGAAAACAACAAAGCTGCCTCCATCAAGAAGAAAGCCATCTATAATGAGCTGTGTAACCACCTTGAGACAGAGAGGTAtaacgaggagaaggaacagaggacTAAAAGAGAAAG GTGTCGGCTGTACATGGTGAGGCTGCTGGTCAATCTAGTAGTGTTggctctcctctctctgtcctttgtGGCCATCTACAAGAGCACTATTTTTGCCTTTGACCACCTGAAGTATGTCAAGGACTCCAAAGAG agtgaggaggaggacaagttgaTGATCCTCCTGTATGAGTACCTGCCCTCAGGCGTCATCGTTACCCTTAACATCATCATCCCATATCTGCTTAG AGCACTAGTGAAGCTTGAGCACTACACACCCAACTCCATCCTGGTGCTGACCTTGGTGCGCACCGTCTTCCTGCGCCTTGCCTCCCTTGTTGTCTTGCTTATCTCCATCTACCAGCGCATCCCTCAGTGCCCCGTCTCCAAGAGTTCCGAGTGTATAAA TGACTGCCCCCAGCCGTGGTGTTGGGAGACGTACGTGGGGCAGCAGCTGTACAAACTTACCATTCTGGACCTGATCATCATGTTCCTCTCCACCTTCTTAGTCAACTTCCCTTTAAAGTGCATTGGCCACAAGCTGATGCGTGGCAGCCGGCTTGGTGCAGCTATTGGGGACGTAGAGTTTGTGATTCCTAAACATGTGTTGGACATTGTGTATGGACAAACGCTGTGCTGGCTTGGCATGTTCTACTCGCCACTGCTGCCTGCTGTCACCTGTGTCAAGCTAA TTTTGGTGTTTTACATCAAGTATTTTGACTGCAAGGTGAACAGCAGTCAGTCCTCCCAGCTGTACAGAACCTCCCGCTCCAACGCCCTCTTCATATCCATCCTTCTGGTGTccttcatcgtcaccatcatcccCGTCGGCTACTCCATTGCTGAGATCAAGCCCTCGGTGGCCTGCGGGCCCTTCAGAGAGCTTGACACCATCTGGAGTGAGATGCTGGCAGTGATAGAAGGTTGGTCCTTAGGGCTAGGGTTAGAAGGCTGGTCAGAAGGGTTGGGGTTAGAAG GTTGA